The genomic window TATAGTGTTGCCATAACTGGAACAACTACTGCACTAAAATTTGCAATTCTGTGAATTCCACCAAAAATTATAACTCCTGTTGCAACAGCTAGAATTACTCCAACTATAGTTCTATCAAGTTTAAAAGCTTCATGGAAGGCTAATGATATTGTATTTGACTGAACTGAATTAAAAATAAGTCCAAATGTTATCGATATTAAAATTGAGAAAGTCACTCCCATCCATTTTCTATTTAAAGCTTTTTCCATGTAATAAGCAGGACCACCCCTAAAATCTTTTCCATCTTTAACTTTATATATTTGAGCTAATGTACTTTCAACAAAACTTGAAGCACCACCAATTAATGCTATTAACCACATCCAAAATATAGAGCCCGGTCCTCCTGAAGCTATGGCTATAGCAACACCTGCTAAATTACCTGTTCCAACTCTTGAAGCTGTACTTATACAAAAGGCTTTAAATGAAGATACTCCCCCCTTGTGTCCTACACTTTCACTTAATATTATTATCATTTGTTTAATATATCTTATTTGTACAAATTTTGTTTTTAAAGTAAAATATGTACCTACAAACAATAACATAACTATTAGAACATAACTCCATAAAATGTTATTTAAAAAATCTACTACTGTGTTTAACATCTTTCTTCCCCCTTAAATTATAAACATAAAATTATTTTATCATTTATTTTAATCTTTGGAAAATATATTTTATATATCAATTTTATATAAAAAAAGGGACCATAAGGTCCCTTATAATAATCTATTACTTAGTTACAATGTTTGTAGCTTGAGGACCTTTAGCTCCCTCTGTTACATCAAATGTTACTTCTTCTCCCTCGTTAAGAGTTTTGAATCCGTCTTTTTGAATTTGAGAGAAGTGTGCGAATACATCTTTCCCATCCTCACCAGTGATAAATCCAAATCCTTTCTCTTGGTTAAACCATTTAACTGTACCTTTCATTTGATACCTCCATAATAATATTTGATTCCATGTAATAAATCTCCATTTAATCTAACTAATATAAGGTACCCATTTTAAAGACCTTTAAATATTAAATCATAGAATTTCTTTCAATTTATACATCAACTAAACACAGTATACACTATTTAGATAGTTGTGTCAAATTTTTATTGAATATGTCATCATTATCAATAAATTTAAAAATTTATTTTTACAAAAAATAAAAAAATGGCGCTTCTTGCTGGACTCGAACCAGCGACAACACGATTAACAGTCGTGCGCTCTACCAACTGAGCTAAAGAAGCACTTTTTTAAGATTGGCAACTTCCTATCCTCCCAGAGGGCTGCCCCCCAAGTACTTTCAGCGTTTATGGGCTTAACTTCCAGGTTCGAAATGTTACTGGGTGTACCTCCATAGCTATCGTTGCCAATCAATATTTTTTTGTGTTTCTTGAACACTTGAAACTATATAGTAGTATATTAAGGTTAAAACTTCGATATATTAGTATTGGTCAGCTAAAAGTATCACTACTCTTACACCCCCAACCTATCAACCTCCTAGTCTCGAAGGTATCTTAAAGAGTACTTATCTTGAAGTCAGTTTCCCGCTTAGATGCTTTCAGCGGTTATCTGTTCCAAACGTGACTACCCAGCTATGCCACTGGCGTGACAACTGGTACATCAGAGGTTTGTCCATCCCGGTCCTCTCGTACTAAGGACAGATCTTCTCAATACTCTAACGCCTACAGTGGATAGGGACCGAACTGTCTCACGACGTTCTGAACCCAGCTCACGTACCGCTTTAATGGGCGAACAGCCCAACCCTTGGGACCTTCTCCAGCCCCAGGATGCGATGAGCCGACATCGAGGTGCCAAACTCTACCGTCGATATGGACTCTCGGGTAGAATCAGCCTGTTATCCCCAGGGTAGCTTTTATCCGTTGAGCGACGACCCTTCCATTCGGAATCGCCGGATCACTATGTCCTGCTTTCGCACCTGCTCGACCCGTCAGTCTCGCAGTTAAGCTCTCTTATGCCATTGCACTCTGCGGTTGATTTCCATCCAACCTGAGAGAACCTTTGAACGCCTCCGTTACTCTTTCGGAGGCGACCGCCCCAGTCAAACTGCCCACCTAGCACTGTCTCCGAGGGTACAAACCTCAGATTAGAATTCCGACATAGTATGGTTGGTATTCCACCAGTGACTCCGCGTAATCTAGCGACCACGCATCATAGTCTCCCAACTATCCTATACATACGATGCCAAAACCCAATACCAAGCTACAGTAAAGCTCCATGGGGTCTTTCCGTCCTACTGCAGGTAACCGGTATCTTCACCGGTAATACAATTTCACCAGGCCTCCCGTCAAGACAGCTCTCAGATCGTTACACCATTCGTGCAGGTCGGAACTTACCCGACAAGGAATTTCGCTACCTTAGGACCGTTATAGTTACGGCCGCCGTTCACCGGGGCTTCAATTCGGAGCTCTCACTCCTCCTCTTAACCTTCCGGCACTGGGCAGGTGTCAGCCCATATACGTCGCCTTACAGCTTAGCATAGACCTGTGTTTTTGTTAAACAGTCGCCTGAGACTCTTCACTGCGGCCTCTCATAGCTTTGCGTCGCGTGTACGCTCACCATAAAAGGCACCCCTTCTCCCGAAGTTACGGGGCTATTTTGCAGAGTTCCTTAACGAGAGTTAGCCTGTCCGCCTTAGATTTCTCATCCTGACCACCTGTGTCGGTTTGGGGTACGGGCACTATTAACTTTATAACGCTTAGAAGCTTTTCTCGGCAGTGTGGTATTTGTACCTTCCATCTTACGACTCCTCATCACACCTCACATCTAGTCTAGCGGATTTTCCTACTAGACCACGCTACATGCTTGAACTGGCACTTCCGTTCGCCAGCGTACATAACCTCCTGCGTCCCTCCATCACTTATTAATAGTGGCACAGAAATATTAATCTGTTTTCCATTCGCCTACGCATTCTAGCCTCAGCTTAGGACCCGGCTTACCCAGGGAAGACAAACTTTACCCTGGAACCCTTGGTCTTCCGGCGTGGGGGATTCTCGCCCCCATTCTCGCTACTTATTCCTGCATTCTCACTTTTGATACCTCCAGAGTCCCTTATCAGTTCTCCTTCAACGGCCTACAAAACGCTCTCCTACCAGTCGCTTACGCAACTCCACAGCTTCGGTTTATAACTTAGCCCCGTTACATTGTCGGCGCAGAGACTCTCGACCAGTGAGCTATTACGCACTCTTTAAAGGTATGGCTGCTTCTAAGCCAACCTCCTGGTTGTTTGTGAATCTCCACCTCCTTTCCCACTTAGTTATAATTAGGGACCTTAGCTGGTGGTCTGGGTTGTTTCCCTTTTGACCATGGAAGTTAATTCCCATAGTCTCACTCCTGAGCTCTAGAATTATGGTATTCGGAGTTTGATTGACTTCAGTAAGCAATATGCCCCCTAGGTCATTCAGTGCTCTACCCCCATAATTGAACACTCAAGGCTGCACCTAAATGCATTTCGGAGAGAACGAGCTATCTCCTGGTTCGATTGGCTTTTCACCCCTAAACCTACCTCATCTCCCAACTTTTCAACGGCGGTGAGTTCGGGCCTCCACTGTGTCTTACCACAGCTTCACCCTGGACAGGCTTAGATCACCAGGTTTCGCGTCTACGCCCAGCGACTATGTCGCCCTATTCAGACTCGGTTTCCCTTCGGCTCCGTTAAACTTAACCTTGCCACTGAACGTAACTCGCAGGATCATTCTCCAAAAGGCACGCCATCACCCCTAAGGGCTCTGACCGCTTGTAAGCACACGATTTCAGGTTCTATTTCACTCCCCTCCCGGGGTTCTTTTCACCTTTCCCTCACGGTACTATGCGCTATCGGTAAGTAAGAGTATTTAGCCTTACGAGATATGGTCCTCGCAGATTCACACAGAATTCCTCGTGTTCCGTGCTACTTGGGAGAGATCATACATTTGATACGGTTTACCTGTACGAGGCTTTCACTCTCTACGGCAGGCCTTTCCAGGACCTTTCCAGTTCAGCGTATCATAATGTCGAATACCTTGCAGTTCTTCAGACGATCTTCCCGCTACCCCGTAAATGCAACGACTGCATTCTTTAACACATTTACGGTTTGGGCTCACCCCCGTTCGCTCGCCGCTACTTAGGGGATCGTTTTTACTTTCTTTTCCTCGGGTTACTTAGATGTTTCAGTTCACCCGGTTCCCTCTTTCGTACTAAGACTCCATCTTAGTAGATTTCTCCATTCGGAAATCTTGGCATCAATGTTCGATTGCAACTCCACCAAGCTTATCGCAGCTTACCACGTCCTTCATCGGCTCTTACTTCCTAGGCATCCTTCGTGTGCCCTTAATATTTTAACCTTGTAATATAATTCATATTATTTAGACAGACTAACTACTCAATTTAAGATTGACTTAAAAATGAATTGTTAGTTAATTTAGAATATTTTCTCAATATCTACTATATAGTTTCCAATGTCCAAGAATGATAGTGAAGAACACCATCAATCGAATAGAGAAAAAGTTAGTCTCCTTAGAAAGGAGGTGATCCATCCGCACGTTCCCGTACGGATACCTTGTTACGACTTCACCCCAATCGCTAATCACACCTTAGGAACATCCCTCCTTACGGTTAGGCCTGCTACTTCAGGTGCAACCAACTCTCGTGGTGTGACGGGCGGTGTGTACAAGACCCGAGAACGTATTCACCGCAACATGCTGATTTGCGATTACTAGCGATTCCAACTTCATGTACTCGAGTTGCAGAGTACAATCCGAACTAAGAACAGCTTTAAGAGATTAGCTCACCCTCGCGGGTTGGCAACTCTCTGTACTGCCCATTGTAGCACGTGTGTAGCCCAGCGTATAAGGGGCATGATGACTTGACGTCATCCCCACCTTCCTCCTGCTCATCGCAGGCAGTATCGCATGAGTGCTCAACTTAATGGTAGCAACATACAATAGGGGTTGCGCTCGTTGCGGGACTTAACCCAACATCTCACGACACGAGCTGACGACAGCCATGCACCACCTGTCACTAAGTTCCGGCAAGCCGGCACGAATCCATCTCTGGAAACTTCTTAGGATGTCAAACGCTGGTAAGGTTTCTCGCGTTGCGTCGAATTAAACCACATGCTCCACCGCTTGTGCGGGTCCCCGTCAATTCCTTTGAGTTTCACACTTGCGTGCGTACTCCCCAGGCGGATCACTTATCGCGTTAGCTTGGGCGCTGAGGTTCGACCCCCAACACCTAGTGATCATCGTTTACGGCGTGGACTACCAGGGTATCTAATCCTGTTTGCTCCCCACGCTTTCGCGCTTTAGCGTCAGTATCTGTCCAGTGAGCTGACTTCTCCATCGGCATTCCTACAAATATCTACGAATTTCACCTCTACACTTGTAGTTCCGCCCACCTCTCCAGTACTCTAGAAAAGCAGTTTCCAACGCAATACGGAGTTGAGCCCCGCATTTTAACATCAGACTTTCTTTTCCGCCTAGACGCGCTTTACGCCCAATAAATCCGGATAACGCTTGCGACATACGTATTACCGCGGCTGCTGGCACGTATTTAGCCGTCGCTTCTTCTGTTGGTACCGTCACTTTCTTCTTCCCAACTGAAAGCACTTTACGATCCGAAAACCTTCATCGTGCACACAGAATTGCTGGATCAGGCTTGTGGCCCATTGTCCAATATTCCCCACTGCTGCCTCCCGTAGGAGTAAGGGCCGTGTCTCAGTCCCCTTGTGGCCGTTCACCCTCTCAGGCCGGCTATCCATCGTCGCCTTGGTGGGCCATTACCCCACCAACTAGCTAATGGAACGCAAGGCTCTCTCTTGGCGCATATAGCTTTCATAAGTTTCCCATGCGGGAATCTCATAATATCCGGTATTAGCTGTCGTTTCCAACAGTTGTCCCAGACCAAGAGGTAAGTTCCTTACGCGTTACTCACCCGTCCGCCATCCTCAACTCCCCGAAGGGAGAATCGAATCGACTTGCATGTGTTAAGCATTCTGTCAGCGTTCATCCTGAGCCAGGATCAAACTCTTCATTCAAATATATTTAAAGTCCTAAGACTTACGTTTACACCATTTATTGGTTGTGTCATTTCTGACTTGTTGCTTTCGCAACTTTCTGACTATTTTCTCTATTCGGTTGTTAATGTCCTTCTGTTTAAAATTAAGTGGTGCGAGAGGAGGGACTTGAACCCTCACGTCGAAACGCCAGATCCTAAGTCTGGTGCGTCTGCCAATTCCGCCACCCTCGCTTACTTATGGTGCCGCTTATCGGAGTCGAACCAATCACCTACTGATTACAAGTCAGTTGCTCTACCAGATGAGCTAAAGCGGCTTTTTATTAAATTAATGGTGGTGAGAGAAGGATTCGAACCTTCGAAGGCAGAGCCGTCAGATTTACAGTCTGATCCCTTTGGCCGCTCGGGAACCTCACCATTTGGTACCCCGTAGGGGAATTGAACCCCTGTTTATAGAGTGAAAATCTATTGTCCTAACCACTGAACGAACGGGGCAAAATAATTGGCTGGGGTGGCTGGATTCGAACCAACGCATGACGGAGTCAAAGTCCGTTGCCTTACCGCTTGGCGACACCCCAATAAATGGTCGGAATAGCAAGATTCGAACTTGCGGCCCCCTGCTCCCAAGGCAGGTGCGCTACCGGACTGCGCTATATTCCGTACTCAATTGTTTTCGTCAGTTTTGCCCGCTGACAAAAATAATAGTACCATAAATTTTAAAATATGTCAACAAACTTTTTTATTTTTTTAAAAATATTTTAAAAGGTGTGGATAAATTAATTTATCCACACCTTTAATAGGCTTTTAATTCTCTATTGTTCCTACATAAATTTTTTCTGATCTAACTCCAGGTTTTATTTCTCCATTAATTGAATATATCTTATTATCTATTTTTACTAATCCTTCTCCGCAAGGTGCTAAGAAAGGAACTTTTCCTGCTGATTTCCATGTATTATCTTTTGCATTATAAACTAGCATATCTTGATTCCAATTGAAGTCTTGAGGATCTTTTGTGAAATAAGAATTTTTATATTTTGCCAATTCTTCTCCTTTTAGTCCTCCTAACTTTAAGTTTGCATCGTCCCAGATCTCTTTATTAAATCCTCCTATAACCATCATTTCATTAATATTTAATTTAATAGAGTTTGCTCCTAAAACTGAAATATCTTTTGTTCCTAATTTTACATCTTGAACTTTTTCCCAAGTATTTTTATTGAAATTATATGCATATCCATCTGTAAAAGCAATTCCTGTTCCTCCTCCAAATACATAAAGTAAATCTTCTTTTCCGTTATTTAAAATTTGTCCAATAGATTGACTTCTTTCTGTTCCCGGGAACATTTTTAATTCTGATGTTTTATTTGTTGCTAAATCGTATTTATAGAAGTTTTTACTATTTTGTCCATTTTGTCTTCCTGTAACAATATATATATTATTATCTTTTAAAACTGCTACTCCACTGTGATAATCAAATGGTAATTCCCCTATTTTGTTTATTTCTATATCTGTTTTATCTTTATTTAAAGTTAAATATAGTATTTCATTAGAAATACCTTTTTGATGTGTTCCTCCAATATAATAGATACCGTTTTCTGTTGAAATAGCTGTTCCGTATCCTATTTCTTTAGGTAGTTGAGTATGTTTTATTAGTTCTAATCCTTTATTAGTTTGTTTCATTAAATATAAATCAGAATAAGTAACTTTAGGTCCTCCTTCTAATACTGATTTATGAGGAAAATTAGCTCCACCTGCTACTACTATGTAATCCCCTATATTACCCGCTAATGGTCCTGCTACTCCAATTTGTTTTTCATATCCTTTAGGTGTAGGTAAATCTCTACTGTATTTCCAATTTACGTCTTTTAATGATTGAGTTGAATTTGTAGATGAACATCCCATTAAAAGAAGTGAAGCTATAGATGATGCTAGTATAATTTTTTTCATAAAATCCTCCCTAATTTTTTTTATGATTTGAACTAATATTTTATATACTACATTTTTTTTAGAAAATAAAGAGTTAATTTATGTTTATAGTTGTTTTTTTTGTTTATAGTTGTTTTATATTGTTGTAAGATTTAAATTTTGTAAATTTTATGCTTAAGATTGCATATAAATAAAGAACTTATAGCAAAAAGTTAATCAAAAAATAATGACCGTAGATGTTGTATATCTATAGACCTTAGTGCTGTATACCTATAGACGTAGATGTTGTATTTAAAAGACCTTAGTGTTGTATAGTTAAGGACGTTAATGTTGTATTTAAAATAATTTAAAAAAATATCCATATCTGCTGAGTAGTTTTGGAAAAAATTACAGCACAAGTGGCATAAAATAAAAAAATCATATTTTTTATCAACACTAAGGGGTAAAAATAAAATGGACTAATCATTAAATTATTTTATACAACAGAAGTGTCAAAATAACTTGTTTTTTTCTTTCATTTCATGTAAAATATACAACATATAAGGGCAGTTGAATCAGAATATACAACATATAAGGACTGGTGAAAATGAAAAAATTAAAAAAATTTGATATTCCCATGAACCAGGTAATAGATACAGGACCTAGCGAAATTGTTGAGAAGTTTTTAGATGTTTCAGAAATTGAAAATGAAAAAAGTCATAGCTTGGTTAGAATAGATATAAACATGATAGAATATCCTCTTTTTACTAAAAGTACAAGCAAAAAGAAAAATCAAATAATAAGATATTTTTTTAATAGATCGAAAGAAGCATATATACAAGTTAATCCAACATCTGGAGATTACATTCCAGGAGAGCTTGAAGAAAGAGTTTTTATAGCTCTATTAAAAATAATGAGAGATAAAAGATATAATAGTACTTTTTATACAACAATAAGTGAGATTTTAACTAGTATGGGTATTGCACAAGAGTCTTTTAAAGGATTTTATGGAAGAATATCTAAGGCTTTAGTCAGACTATCTCAAACAAGTTATACATTTAAAAACTCTTTATATTCCAATAAAATTAAAGGAATCATAGAAGAACAGATAAATACAAATATAATGAATATACATATGATTTCAATGAGACAGGCACAGGAATCTGAAAAAGAGTTATTTACAGATAGAAGAATAAAAGAGATTATAAAAGTATCAATCTCAGAACATTTTTATGATAATATAATTAGAAAGGGATATTTAGTATATGATTCTCAATTATTATTAAGTATGGATAATCCTATTACAAGGGCTCTTTACATGTTGATAAATAAATTAAGATTTAATAGAATGTATATAAAAGTTTTATCAATAAATTTGATAAAAAGAATCCCGTTAAGCGAAAATATTCAAAAAATTGGAAGAACAATTAAAGTTATAGAAAAAAGTTGTGAAGATTTAAAGAAAATGAATTTAATTACAAACTATAAAATTATAAAAAATAGTAAGTGGATAGAGTCAGAATTTGAATTTTATTTTAATGAAAGTCATAATGCCTTAAAGCAGACTTATTTTTATGATGATAAAAATCATTTTGATAATTTACTAATAACACATACAGATAGTGGGGTAGATTTACCAAATGATGGGAATAGACATTTTGAAGCGGTAAAGGCAGAAACTATTGATAGAATACCAACAAACGAAAAATTAGAAGAGATATTTAAAATTTTGCCACAGAAGGCAAGAGAATTAAAAACTTTGCCTAAAGTAATTAAAGATAGTATAAGACAATATGGTTTTGAACATATAAAATTAGTAGCTGAATATATGAAGATTCAAAAAGTCGGAAATATAAGAAGCTATATGATTCAAGCTCTTTCAAAAGGATGGGCAGATGATTATATATCACAGAAGCAAAAAAACAACACAGCAGAAGTGGACAAAATAAAGAATTTAAAGCTTCTTGATATAATAGAAGAAAGAAGTAAAGAATCAGAATTTTCAATTGAAGAGATTAAAATAAAAGATTTTATAAATGCTTTAAATCCTGATGAAAAGTTAAAGATAGAAGAGGCAGCATATAAAGATTATATAAAAATGTGTGGTTCTGAAGGTAAAATTCAAAAAATGGCCTTTAATGCAGCAAAAGATAAGTTAATAAAAGATTATGTGATGAAGAATTTTGAAGAAATTACAGCACAAGTGGACAAAAATACAAAAGAGATTATAGATGTAGAAATAAGTCCAAAAAATGTAAAAAATAACTATACAGAAATAAATACAATAGAAGTGGACAAAATTGAAAATATCAAAAATAAAAATATTACTATAAATGAAGTAGAGACTAAAAAAGAAATGATATTAGATTTAGACACGAATAAAAATATTGAAATAAAAAAGGTTTACAGAAATATGTCAATGTTTCAATTAGATATATTAGATATATTAGAAGGTGAAAATATTAAAGAAGTTAATAAGATAATAAGACTTTTAAATATAACTAAGTTTTTTGAAGGTGAGTTAGGAAAACTACATATTATTTTAGAGTATGATGAGGATGGAGAAAGTTATATAAAGGTAACTCAGATAAAATAAAAAAAATAGACGTAAGTGTTGTATAAAAATAAAAAAATAGCCAAATAATAGGTTTCTATTATTTGGCTATTTTTAGTTAACATTAGAATTAATATATTTAATTCTACTATCAGATAATTTGTAATCAAATGAATGAGTCTGATCATTTACTTTTATTGTAACTGAATAAACTCCTTCTTTTATTTCGGTCATACTTATGATATCAAAGTCTTCAACATCTAGTTTTTCTGAAATACTATCAAGAAATTCATCTTCAAATTCAAATTCAAAATATTCATTATTATGTTCGATAACATAATTAAAATCAATAAAATTTAATAGTTTCATATTTGTCCTTTCGTATAGATAATTTTATTTATATAAGTCAAGTTCTAAAAGTAAAGACTTGATTTCATTATTTAAAGTTTCAATTTTATTATAAACAGCTTTAGCTTTTGTTGAATCAAGAGAAGAAGTTTCAATTTTATTTTCAATAAGAGTAGAAATATTTAAGTTAAGTTTATTGAATAACTTCTCAATGTGGACAAAGTTTTGTGTATTATTTTTGGGAGAATCTAACTCTTCTTTTAAAGTTATGTATTCTTTTCTTGTTTTAATTTGCTTAGTCAATACTGCTTTAACTAAATTAGGATTAGCATTTGGAGAAGAAATTTCATAAGTTAATGAAAGAGGTAATGATTCAAAATAAGCTTGATCTTCTGAAGATAAGCAGTTATTTTTTAAAAACTTAAAACGGTTAATCAGTCTTTCAGCACTTTTTTTTCCAATTTTAATATGCTCTAACCAAATAGTAAAAGTTCCATTTTTATTATTAGCATATTTTTCATTAGCTTCTAGTAGAATTTCTCCAGCTTTTGAATGATACTGGCTTTTAGCAAGATGTAAAAGAGATTCATATCTCATTAAATCAGTTTTCATCTCATAATCCTGGATATCATCATAATTAAAGAAAACTTCGTAAGAAGGTAAAAAATCTTTCTCAACAACCATAACTTCAAACTCTTTAGATTGAATAGGCTCTTCTTTTAATTCTTCTTTTTTTTTGAAAGAATCTTTTTTTAATCTATCTAAAACGCTATTTTTTTTATTAATCATTAATTATTCCCCCAATAATATCACCGTAAAGACTTTGTAGTTCCTCAGCTTTTTTGGATTGTGTTTCCCAAATTGTTTTTCCTTTTTCTGAAAGTTGCT from Cetobacterium sp. 8H includes these protein-coding regions:
- a CDS encoding cold-shock protein, which gives rise to MKGTVKWFNQEKGFGFITGEDGKDVFAHFSQIQKDGFKTLNEGEEVTFDVTEGAKGPQATNIVTK
- a CDS encoding cyclically-permuted mutarotase family protein; this encodes MKKIILASSIASLLLMGCSSTNSTQSLKDVNWKYSRDLPTPKGYEKQIGVAGPLAGNIGDYIVVAGGANFPHKSVLEGGPKVTYSDLYLMKQTNKGLELIKHTQLPKEIGYGTAISTENGIYYIGGTHQKGISNEILYLTLNKDKTDIEINKIGELPFDYHSGVAVLKDNNIYIVTGRQNGQNSKNFYKYDLATNKTSELKMFPGTERSQSIGQILNNGKEDLLYVFGGGTGIAFTDGYAYNFNKNTWEKVQDVKLGTKDISVLGANSIKLNINEMMVIGGFNKEIWDDANLKLGGLKGEELAKYKNSYFTKDPQDFNWNQDMLVYNAKDNTWKSAGKVPFLAPCGEGLVKIDNKIYSINGEIKPGVRSEKIYVGTIEN